Within the Catalinimonas niigatensis genome, the region TTTATTATATTCATACTGTTCCTTTACTTCTTCTAATTCACGCTGGGAGATCAGTTTTTTCTCTGCTAGTTCCTTAAAGCGCTCATACTGTGGTTTAAGCAACTGAAGTTGATAATCTATTTGGGCTAGTGTAGCTCTTTGTTGCAAATCATTCTGATCCAGGGATAAACGTGTCGTACGCAAGATATTTAATTGCTCATACATCATACTTTCCCGCTCCATTACACTCAGTTGTAGATTGGAATTGGCCAAAGTCATAATTGTATCTCCTTTTTCTACCAGCGCTCCGGATTCTAAGGTTATGTTTTTCACTACTCCTCCTTCTACCGCATCAAGAAAAATAGTTTGACTGGGCATGACAATACCTGTTTCTGGTATATATTCCTGAAATATTTCTCTGGAAACAGTGGATATTGTGATTTTTTCAGAATCCACATTCAATTTGGAACGATTGTCAGCAAACAAGAAGCTATATAAAATGAAAGAAAGTAAACCTACGCCAAATACAAGGCCTATGATTCTACTTTTCGTCCAAGTTTTCTTTTTTATTTTACGGTCCATTCCCATACTAAGAAATATTTTGCGGTTGTCAAGCCGGATGTTAGGCTTCTTTATTATTTTTTGAACAATAACTTTCTGAAGATGATCACATAAATAAGATCTTTTCTTACACATACCAACTTTACGAACACTGTGCCAAAGGAATAAAATGCCCTCAGCCGCATTTTTTGCCATTTTTAGACAATAGCTAATGTACGTTAACGAACATTTTTTGTACGTTTGTGTACGTTACTCAATACAATCTATTATATTTTCTAAAAAGATATAATTCAAAAATGTGTGCTTTAGACTTCATTAGAATGCAATAACAGAACATTTTAAAGGTAGCATAAGATTTTTATAGGCTACGGTATAATCTTTGACTTTCATGAAAAAGAAAACAACCTCACTCCCATACTTATGAGCAGAAGAATTAATAAATCAGGTAAAATACTCATTATTGACGATAATGAAGATGTACTGCAAGCAGCCAAAATATTTCTGAAAAGACATTTCTTGCAAGTAGACACGGATAAGAATCCAGGTGCGATCCCTGCTTTGATCAGCAACGAGCAATATGATGTAATTCTGCTGGATATGAACTTTACCAAAGATGTCAGCAGTGGAAAAGAGGGTTTTTTCTGGCTGGACCAGATTCTTGAAAGAGATCCTTCTACCGTCGTGATTATGATTACCGCTTACGGCGATGTGGATATGGCGGTGAGGGCGATCAAAGAAGGGGCTACCGATTTTGTGCTGAAACCCTGGAACAATGAAAAGCTACTGGCTACTGTGCTGGCAGCCATGCGTCTGAGGGAGTCCCGGCATGAGGCGCATCAACTCAGGTCTCAGCAGGAAATCATGAACGAGGATATCAATTCCAAGTTCAAAGATATTATCGGGAGCAGCTCATCTATGATGAAAGTTTTTGAAACTATTGAACAGGTAGCCAGCACCGATGCCAATGTCCTGATCCTGGGTGAAAATGGAACCGGTAAAGAAGTTATTGCCCGGGCAATCCACCGTCGCTCAAAGCGAGCTGATAAAGTGTTTATCAATGTGGATTTAGGAGCCGTAACCGAGACTTTATTTGAGAGTGAACTCTTTGGCCATGTGAAAGGCGCATTTACCGATGCAAAACAAGACCGTGTTGGTCGTTTTGAAGCTGCATCAGGAGGAAGCCTGTTTTTGGATGAGATAGGAAATCTCTCTATGCCTCTGCAAGCCAAGATGCTGACTGCACTTCAGAATAAAAAAATTACTCCGGTAGGTACCAACAAATTAATTGATGTTGATGTACGTTTCATTTTCGCTACCAACATGCCACTTTATGATATGGTAAAGAAAAATGAATTCCGTCAGGATTTGCTTTACCGCATCAATACCATAGAAATCCACCTTCCTTCCCTTAGGGATCGCCTGGATGATCTGGAACCTTTGGCTATGCACTTTCTTAGCATGTATACCAAAAAATACAATAAGCCTATTCATTCCATCAGCCCCAGTGCCATCAAACGTATGCAAAAATATCACTGGCCTGGTAACATCCGTGAATTACAGCATTCTGTAGAGAGAGCCGTCATTCTGACCGGTAAACCTACTTTACAGCCGGAAGACTTCTTTTTTAATGCCGACAATAACAAGTCAGCCGAGGGCCAGGAGGAATTACACATTGAAAAGTATGATTTGGAAGAAGTAGAAAAATTGCTGATCAGGAAAGTCTTAAAGAAGCATAATGGAAATATCTCAAAAGCAGCAGGAGATTTAGGACTCACCAGAGCATCTCTTTACAGGAGGCTAGAAAAATATGATATATAACCGTTTTGAATGGGCATTGCTGGTAAGGATTATTCTCCTGTCAGCCAGCATGTTGCTTTGTTTGTATTTTATTATTTACACTGAAAGAATCGCCAGCGGCATCATCATTTCCTTACTGGTTGTGTATCAGATATATGAGTTGTATCAATATGTATTGGAGACTAACCGAAAGCTTACCCGCTTTCTGGAAGCGGTCAAGTATTCGGATTTTACCGCCGGATTCAATAAAGACAGCAGGCTGGGAGAAAGCTTTGGTGACCTGAACCGGATGTTTAATGAAGTATTTGATGCCTTTCGCAAAGCCCGGGCTGAAAAAGAAGAGAACTGGCAATACCTTAAAACGGTTGTCCAGCATGTCAATGTAGGTTTACTTTCCTATGATGAAACCGGAAAAATTGAGCTGGTTAATAATACGGCTAAAAGATTTCTTAAGACAAACCAATTAAATAAAATAAGTGATCTTGCCAGGGTCAATTATGATCTTTACCAGATCATCAACCAATTGCCCCCCGGTACCAAAACACTTTTTAAGCCTAGTCCCGACCTTCATTTGTCCATCAATGCAACAGAACTCAGGCTGAGAGGAAGCTCCTATAAACTGGTATCCATACAAAATATCCTCTCTGAATTGCAGCAGCAAGAGATTGAAGCCTGGCAAAACCTGACCAAAGTTCTGCGCCATGAAATCATGAATTCCATCACGCCTATTGCCTCTTTAGCAGGTACTGCCATTGACATTATTCAGGAGGATGTGATCTGCGAAAATGGGATGGTTTCTTTCAACGAAGAATCCTATGAGGACATCACGATGAGCTTGAAAACCATAGAAAACAGAAGCAAAGGCTTGGTCACGTTTGTGGAAGCTTACCGGAATTTTACCAGCATACCTCAGCCTGATTTTGAAAGAGTACAAATAGACGATATCATTAAAGAGGTGGTGCAACTAATCAAAGCCGGCGTAGCAAAACCACATATCAAAATAAGTATGAATTTTCATCCTCCCCACATGATTGTCAGGATTGATCCCAAGCTTATTGAAATGGTATTGATTAATGTATTGAAAAACGCTGCTGAAGCCCTGGAAGAAACAGAATCACCCACTATTATCATCTCAGTATACACTGATCATGAACAAAAAGTATTCATTGATATTACTGATAACGGATCAGGAATAGAGCCGGAAGCCCTTGAGAAAATATTTATTCCTTTTTACACTACCAAAAACCATGGGTCCGGTATAGGTTTAAGCCTTTCCCAAAGGATCATGCAGATGCATCATGGGAACCTCACTGCCAGATCAGTTGTAGGAGTCGGCACAACTTTTACTTTGCAGCTATAAAACAAAAAAAGCAACCTGAACAGCGGTTGCTTTGATTCATACACCCTTTTACCAGCATTTCAGGAAGTCTTCTCCATCTGTTTTTTCTCAATCTTTACCTGATTATTCTTTTGAATTTCATTTTTTTCAGGATTTACTGAATAAGTGGGACATATATGAGCATAACAACCACTTAGAAGTACTACTGAAACAAAAACTATCGTGATTTTCTTCATCATCCTGTTAATTATATTTACTCAAAGTAATATATATAATAAAAAAAATACAATTTATTTGATGATGACATATTACATGGTAAGAATGTATCAGGGACTTTTGCCCAGTGGAAAAAAGTTTTTACTATAAGCGAAGAATCCTTTATTTCTAAGCTTTGACAGCTCAACTAAATCATTCGTCCTTTTCCAATGGAATAAAAAAAATAGAATGGTTAGATTAATCCTGAAAAAAGTACATTTTAAAAATTATGTGTTCGTTTTCGTACATAGTTTATCCAAAAACGGACGCTTCTTCCTTTAAAATACAGGCTTAGATACCTGTAAACACGTTTTTTTCATTGGCATGCTTATTGGCAAAACAGAGTTACAACCATAAAACCCTAACTTTTATCATGTTAAAGCTCATTGATGTAGACAAATACGTAGAGTCAAGATTTAAGAAAACTTTCATTTTGAAAGGTATAGACTTGGAGGTGAAAGAAGGGGAATTTATTACCATAATGGGCCCAAGCGGCGCAGGTAAATCTACCCTTTTAAATATTATAGGTTTGCTTGACCCACCTTCAGCAGGCGAATACTTCTTATTAGACCAGCCAGTACATAAACTTAAAGAAAGACATAGAAGTGAGCTGCAAAAGCATACCATAGGGTATGTATTCCAGGCTTATCACCTTATAGATGAGTTGACTGTTTTTGAAAACATTGAAACACCTCTCTTATATCAAAATATGAAAGGGAAAGAACGTAAAGCCAGGGTTGCCGAACTGTTGGATAGATTCCAGATGGTTGCCAAAAAAGATTTGTTTCCCGAGCAACTCTCCGGTGGACAGCAGCAATTGGTTGGCGTAGCCCGTGCCATTGCTGGCAGACCAAAACTGCTGCTTGCCGATGAGCCTACAGGTAACCTTCATTCCGGACAGGGCAGAGAGGTGATGGCACTATTTAAACAACTCAATAAAGAAGGTATGACCATCATTCAGGTGACCCACTCCGAAGAAAACGCACAATTCAGTGACCGCATTATACAGATTGTGGATGGCGCGCTGGAGAGTGATGAAAAGATTAAAAAAGAACAAGAAGCATAATCCTATGTTTACCCGAATATCAGCATTAACCCTTATTTTTTCTACTCTTCTATTTTGGCAACTTATGGCTCAGGATGAAAACCTGCAGCTCACCTACGAAGAGGCGGTGAATATTGCTTTGAGAGAAAATATCCAGATTAAGCAGCAGGAAAATATACTGGAAACCAGCAGAGCAGAACGTGCCCAAGCTTATGCACAATTTCTTCCCAGTGTGAACGCCCGAGCTACATTTCAACGTCAGATCGGGCGTGTTCCAGATCCTAATACGTTTAGGCTTATTGATGCTACAAGTGATTTTGTAAATATGGGATTAGAGGCATCTTATAACATTTTTAACGGTTTTGCTAATATCAACCAGTTAAGATATGCTAACAAAGCCACTGAAGCCCAGTTTTATCAAATTAACAGCACTAAACAAGAGGTGATTTTTAATGTCTCTCAACAATACCTTCAGGTATTGTTAAATCAAGAACTGTTAAGAATTGCCCGATCGAATCTGGAACAACAAAATGAATTGGCAGAAAGCATTAAGATTTTTGTAGAGGCAGGTACACGAAATATTGCTGACCAATACAATCAGGAAGCTGAAGCAAAAAGGGCTGCATTGACTGTAGTAGAAAGTGAAAATCAATTGACAGTAAGCAAGGTAAAACTGATTAGGATATTACAAATAGATCCTTTTAAATCATGGCAATTCGCCGAACCCTCTATTGAGACAGAGTCACTGTTAAATGAAGACTTTGACATGGCAAGCATTTATAATTCAGCCATAGGGAATAGACCTGATTTATCCGCTCAGCAATTAACAGTTGAGGCAAATCAGTATCAATTAAGATTTTCCAAATCTAATTATTTTCCAAGCTTGACTTTTGGCTATAGCTATGGGACAAGGTATTCTTCCAATGATGATGCTTTTACCTTTAATGAGCAAATCACGCAGGCTAACCTTACTCACTTCTTTTCTCTGGGTTTGTTTATCCCTATTTTTCAAAACCTACAAAACAGAACATTGGTACAACGCAGTAAGCAATTGTTGAGCAATTCCATGCTGGACCTGGAAGACCTGGAGAGAAATATTTTTGAACAGGTACAGACCGCTATCGCTGATTACGAAACAGCCCAGGAAAGAATCGTAGCTGCGGAGTCGCAGGTGAGAGCTGCTGAGAAAGCACTGGAAGCTGAAAAAGAAAGGTTTCGCCTAGGGGTTGGCAATGTATTGGATCTTAACCGGGTCAATGCTGCCTATGTAGAAGCATTATCTACCAAAGCACAGGCCGACTACCAAATTATTTTCCAGAAAACGGCACTGGATTATTATCAGGGTACACTCCAAAAAAACTCATCAGGTTTATAACTTTACATAATCAAAAGAGCTGCTTATGGGCAGCTCTTTTTTGTGCTAAAACAATACCTTTTGCAGGGTTTGCATTTTTAAAGATGTCTCCTGCCATTCTTTCTCGGCATCAGAATCGGCAGTCACTCCAGCACCGGCATAGATTAAAGCTCTTTTGCCTACCAATTGCATACATCTTAAATTGACAAAAATATTCACTTGTTCGTTGATATTGACCGGTCCTAAAAAACCGGCAAAAAGGGCCCTATCATAATGTTCATTTTCTTGTATAAACTCTAATGCAGGTTCTTTGGGCAAGCCACATACTGCGGAAGTAGGATGCAGCAACTTCAGCATAACTGATCCCAGTTCAGGGAAATTGACCTGATCCATATTTACTGTAAGGTCAGTACATAGGTGGAGTAGATTTCCGGCAGCGACCGTATGAGGACCATCTTCATCGAACTCTCTAAGACGGATCTTTTTAAAGCAATTGATAATGTAACGGCTCACCATCGCTTGCTCTTCAATCTCCTTTCCTCTCCATGCCGCATTTTTGATGCCCGCTGTTTCATCCAGTTTTTGCGTACCTGCCAATGCCATTGTTTTAAAAATCCTGTTTCCATTCTGCATAAATGTTTTCACCAGAATCTCCGGTGAAGCGCCTAACCATGAGCCCAATCCCGGCAAAGCAATGGCTGAAACAAAAGCATGAGGATACATGTCACACATTCGCTGAAAGGTAGCCGCCAAATTAAAATTTTCAGGAAGTTGAACATACTGACAGCGGGATGGCACTACTTTTTTGAAACGTTGCTGCGTTATCTGCTCCTTTGCCAAATCAATGAGTTTCACAAAATCATCATGGCTCATCTCCTGGTTATCAGAAGAAACATTATTGGTAAAATAAAGCGGATGGTCAAGATAAAGACCTTCTTGTAAACGATGAATCAACTCTTCCTTTAGACTTTCGGCATTCCCAAGTTCTCTATTTTTGTTAGCCGAAACATGAATATTTTCTGTACGGCTATCGTAATGTAAATCGGCATAGATATAATTGGCAAGTGCCTCTTCTTTGCCATAATCATTGCCAAAAGGACTGACCATAAATCCAGGGGACATATTTTCCAGATCAATCTCTACCTGTTTTACTTCTCCCGATATGTCCATGATAATATGCTGAGTATCATCAAATGGAAGGCTCCAGGCAGCTACCGGATAATGATATTTTTGAGCTGTTTCAAGAAAAAGAGCATGAATATCTTTAGTTTTAACACATGAGGACTGTACTTTATTAATTGCTTCTTCCATGAATTCTTTCTTTCCTATTTGTCTATTACAGCCACAGTTAGACGGCTAATGCACACCAATTGTTGTTGTTCATTAGAAATACGTATATCCCACACATGTGTTTTTTTTCCGATATGAACAGCCTCTGCTTTTCCATACACAAAACCTTCTTTCACAGCTCTCAGGTGGTTTGCATTTACTTCCAAACCTACACAAAATTGTTTCTCCTGATCAATACACAGGCTAGAAGCAATGCTACCCAGTGTTTCAGCCAGTGCAACGGATGCTCCTCCATGCAATAATCCCATCGGTTGTCTGGTCCGGGCATCTACCGGCATCCTACCCATTAAACTCTTCTGAGCTACATCTGTTATTTCTATAGCCAGATGTTCACACATATTGCCTTTGCACAGAGCGTTAATCGCTTTAAGGCTCACATTCGTATCTATCATAAAATGCTTAACTTCGGGGTTTCAAATAACATATAAATGATGCAAAACAAGAAAATTTATTTAATAAGACACGGACAAACTGAATATAATAGAAAAGGAATAGTACAGGGAAGTGGAATAGATGCACCACTAAATGAGACCGGACGTATACAAGCCAAAGCTTTTTATGATACATACAAAGAGGTTCCTTTCCAGCACATTTATACGTCAGTGCTCCAGAGAAGTATACAATCTGTTGAACACTTTTTGGAGTGGGGTAAACCTCATACCAAATTATCCGGACTCAACGAGATCAACTGGGGCGAGAAAGAAGGTAAGGTAGCCAATGCTGAAGACAGTGAATATTATGCATCGGTCATCAAATCCTGGGTAAAAGGTGACCTGGATCGTGCCATAGAAGGCGGCGAAAGTCCGAATATGGTGATGGAAAGACAGAAACCTGCTTTACACAAAATCATCTCCAATCCTGATGAGCATACGGTACTGGTATGCATGCACGGGCGCGCCATGCGTATTTTTTTATGTCTCATGTTAGGGTATGATCTGAAGAGAATGGATGAATTCGGACATGCTAATCTTTGCCTTTACTTAATTGAATACAGTTATGCTCATAAAAAATTTGAAATAAAATTAGCCAACGAACAATCCCATCTACCCGAATTGCCATCGTTTGCTGAAGAAGACAAAAAACCTTAAGCTTCAATTGTGAGTTAAATACTCTGTACTTGTTTAATCATTTTTTCACAGCAAGCTTAATTTTTTATTATGGAATTTAACCCTAGAGAGATCACTCTCATTTATAATTTTGACAAACAGGGCGATCGTGAGGCGGTTGCTTATGCCAAACAAATTGCGCAACATGTCAATGAAATAGACATATCTAAAAATCCCCTTACCGAAAGTCAGCTGGCACAGCTGGTGACTAAACTCGGCGTGAGTATGGAAAAACTAATTGATGTGAAATCTGACGTATACAAAGAAGAATACGAAGGAAAAAACATGGAAGATGCAGAGTGGTTGGGAGTATTAAAACGTAATCCAAACCTGATGAAAACGCCTATTGGCATCTTGGGTGAAAAATCTATCATCGCCGATTTGCCTAGTCATATCCTCAGCCTGGATGACGGACAAGGATTTGATCAGAACAGAAAGACTTGATCTTACTTAAAACGAATATAAAGCACTTTAGAGTGCTTTTTTTTGTTCATTAATGAACAAAATTGCTCGTTAATGAACATCTGGCCAACATAAAATCTATCTCCATATCTACTGAAAGCACTTTTCTGGCATGGCATATAAGTTGAGTTTGTTTCAATGACACTTTTTTGAATTTACAAATTCATCCTGCCCATATGCTCAAAAACTACTTTAACACTGCCCTAAGAAGTCTTTGGCGCTACAAAGGTTATTCTGTTATCAACCTTTTAGGATTAGTCCTTGGCATCACTTCCTGCATCCTGATTTGTCTGTACGTACAATCCGAAATGAGCTACGACCGCTTTCATAACCAGGCAGACCAAATATACAGGATACAAAACCGTTTTACTCCTCCATTTGGAAATGCACTGTACCCACATACTGTATCAGCGCTGGGACCTGCTATAGCGCAAAATTCAACGGAGGTGAAAAACTTTGTACGCGTCACCAAATTTGGGGGTGGCTTTAATAATAGTTTGATGGTCAAGATTGGAGACGAATTTTATAAAGAAGAAAACGCATATGCGGCTGATCCTGCTTTCTTCAACATTTTTTCATTTCCCCTGCTGGAAGGAAGTCCTGAAAGCGTACTCAAATCTCCCTATAATGTGGTGTTGAGCAAAAGTTTGGCACTCAAGTTTTTCGGAGAAGGAAACGCATTAGGTAAAAGTATAGCTTTCGCTAATCATCCTAATCAGGATTATAAAGTAAGCGGCATTATGGCAGATGTGCCCGAAAACACCCACATGCAATTTGATCTGTTGATATCACTTTCTACCATTGATGCTCTTAATCCTGATGCGCCCCAAACGCAGGATGAAGCCTGGCTGAACGATGGCTATTATACGTATCTTTTGCTGGAAAATCAGGACGCTGTTGCTGATATAGAAGAAAGCATACGGGTATTGTCCGATAAACATGTTGATGAACAGGAAATATCCAGGTTCAATGCGAGTTTGATGCCTTTGACTGATATTTACCTGCATTCCAATGGTCTGAATGAAATGAAGGCCAACGGAAGTATGACTCGGGTTTATATTTTCATCGCTGTGGCTATTTTTATTCTCCTTATTGCCATCATCAACTATATGAATCTGGCGACTGCCCGTTCGGCACGTAGAGCACGAGAAGTGGGCATGAGAAAAGCTTTGGGTGCGTTTCGCAGGCAACTCATCTTTCAGTTCTTGAGTGAATCTTTGCTTACCACATTTTTTGCTACGCTTGTTTCTTTATTCCTTGCCTATTTGTTCTTGCCGGCATTCAACAATTTGGCCGGAAAAAACATTGAACTTGATCTGTTCAACAACCCATTACCATTAAGCTTATTGTCAGGAATCCTTCTTTTTGTGGGCCTGGCTTCCGGCAGCTATCCCGCATTTTTCCTCTCTTCTTTTCGTCCGGTAGATGTGCTTAAAGGCGAGCTTACCGCTGGAATGAAAAGCTCGCCACTACTACGTAAGGGACTGGTCATTTTTCAGTTTGCCGTCTCCATTGTCCTGATCATCTGCACCTGGATTGTCTATAGTCAGTTGGATTTCCTCCAAAACAAAGACCTGGGCTATGATAAGGAACACATTGTGGTATTGACCAATACGGATAATGCGGTAACAGAAAGGATGAATGCATTCCGTGCTGAATTGATGAAGAACGCAAACATAAGTAATGTTGGTGCTTCTTTTAGCGTTCCGGGAGGCTTACGGCCTATTATTGCTGTAAAAACTGATGAGATGAATGAAACTGAGCGGGAAGCCATGGCCTGTATCAATGTCAATTTTGAATACATTCCTACTTTTGATATTGAACTCATAGAAGGAAGGAACTTTGATCCTAATATAAGTACGGATTCTACCCAGGCAGTGATCCTTAATCAGGAAGGTGTAAAGCAGCTAGGAATCACCGGAAATCCGATTGGTCAGGTAGTAAGCGTAGCTAATTTTGATGGTGGATATGATGAAAAAACGGTGATCGGAGTGATTGGAAATATCAACTTTGAACCCCTGTACCGAAAAACAGAAGGTGCTTTCTTAGCGCCATTGTTTCCCGCTTACAACTACGTTTTTATCAAAATCAGCCCTGAGAATAGGCAAAATACCATAGCTCATATTGAACAGACCTGGAAGACTTTTGTACCAGAGCAAGCCTTTGACTTCAGCTTCCTGAACGATGAGTTGAATAGATTATATGCAGCAGAAGAGAAAATGAGTACATTGGTTACCTATTTTTCTGCACTGGCCATTATCGTTGCCTGTTTAGGATTATTCGGACTTGCCTCTTTTGCTACAGATCAGCGAAGAAAAGAGATCGGTGTACGTAAGGTGCTGGGCGCCAGTAACCGCAGCATTGTGCTGATGTTTTATAAAGAATATTTACAGATAATTCTGGTCTCCAACCTGATTGCCTGGCCCCTCGCCTATTACCTTGCCCGACAATGGATGGGTAATTTTGTGTTTAATACCGGTATCCATTGGTTCATTTTTTTGATGGGCGGAGGTATCGTATTGGTCATTGCCTTATTAACAGTAGGTAGTAAAGCAGCAGCAGCAGCACTTTCCAACCCCGTCAATGCACTGCGTAGTGAATAATTTTCAACCTAAGCTAGCCATATCATGTGGAAAAACTATCTAAACATTGCCATCCGTAACCTTTTGAAATACAAGCAGGTTACCCTCATCAACCTCTTTGGCCTCACCATTGGCATTACCGCCTTCCTGCTGATCTTTTTGTTTGTTCAGTACGAACTGAGTTACGATACTTATCACGAAAAGTCAGACCGCATCTACCGGGTTTCCAGAGAGTGGCTCAACCAGGACAAAGAGACCAGCCTGCACCTGGGTCATCTGGCCCCTCCTTTTGGACCTTTGTTAGCCAATGACTTCCCTGGCATCGTAGAAGAGGCTGTCCGTTTTTTAAAAGATAATCCGATCATCGCTTATGAGGAGGAGAACGTCAAAATTGTAGAGGAGAACTTCTTTTTCGCGGATGAAGAGGTTTTCAAACTATTTTCCTGGAAGCTGCTGGAAGGCGATCCCAATACGGTATTGTCGGCACCTAATGGCATTGTGCTTTCCGAAACTGCTGCGCTACGTTACTTTGGTGAGGAAGATGCTTTGGGCAAAACGCTGATCTATGACGGACAGGCTGAATTTCAGGTCAGCGGCATCATGGAAGATATACCCGCCAATTCCCATTTTCATCCGGAGTTGATCGCTTCCTTCAAAGCGGTAGAGAATTTTTATGGAAGAGAAGAACTGATGCGAAACTTTGGAAGTAACAACTATTCCACCTTTTTGCTGCTTCCTGAAGGCTATGACCCACAGGAACTGCAAGCCCAAATCCCGGATTTTATGACCAAACATTTGGGAGAGTATAATGGAATCCCCGCCGGTGAAACCAATTTGTTGCATCTCTGGCCGCTCACCGATGTTCATCTGCATTCTCACCTGGACAGTGAAATAGAAGCCAACGGAGATATTGTGTATGTCTACATCTACAGCATTATCGCTATCTTCATTCTGGTCATTGCCTGCATCAATTTTATCAATCTGGCCACTGCCCGCTCCATGCGTCGTGCCAGAGAAGTAGGTGTAAGAAAAGTTATGGGCGCCTTGCGTATCCACCTGATCCGCCAGTTCCTCACCGAATCCATCATCCTTTCATTGGTAGCATTGCTTCTCGGCTTGCTTATCCTTGCCCTGATCCTGCCGGATTTCAATAACTTTGTACAACGCAGCATCAGCTTTGACCTGACAGACAATGGATGGTTTATCGCCATCATGCTCCTGACGGTAGCGCTGATCGGTATCATCGCAGGCAGTTATCCTGCCTTTGTGCTATCTTCTTTCCAGCCAAGCAGCATACTGAGGGCCAGCCAGCAACCTAAAGGCAAACACCCTCACCTGCGCTCTGCTTTGGTTATCTTACAATTCACCATTTCCATCGCCCTGATCATCGGTGTAATTACCGTAGAAAAACAACTGGCTTATGTCCAAAATAAGCCGCTGAATTTTAATGACGAGCATGTGGCGGTGCTTCCGATGAATGATGACATTTATGCGCAGTTTGGCAATCTAAAAGACCGTTTATTACAACAGCCCGGCATCAGTAATGTGAGCATGAGTAGCCGCGTACCTTCGGGAAGGCTGCTGGATTCGCAGGGGATACAAGCAGAAGTGAATGGAGAAATGCAGGAGGTTAACTTCCGTGTAGCGGATATCCATATAGACCATGAATACCTCAATACCCTTGAAATTGACCTGATCGCAGGGCGCAATTTTGACCGGAACCGGGTCAGCGATTCTACCGAAGCCTTCATCATCAACGAATCGGCAGTTACTGCCATGGGATGGAAAAGCCCGGAAGAAGCTTTGGGCAAAAATGTCATTCATGGCGGGGGAAGTCGTCGCGGAAAGATCATCGGCATCGTCAAAGACTTCCACTTTGAGTCATTGCACCAGCCCATTGCACCAATCATCTTCCTGATTACCGAAGGACGTGCCAACAGTGTCATCGTTAGGATCGCCGAAGACCGCTGG harbors:
- a CDS encoding hotdog fold thioesterase; translation: MIDTNVSLKAINALCKGNMCEHLAIEITDVAQKSLMGRMPVDARTRQPMGLLHGGASVALAETLGSIASSLCIDQEKQFCVGLEVNANHLRAVKEGFVYGKAEAVHIGKKTHVWDIRISNEQQQLVCISRLTVAVIDK
- a CDS encoding histidine phosphatase family protein → MMQNKKIYLIRHGQTEYNRKGIVQGSGIDAPLNETGRIQAKAFYDTYKEVPFQHIYTSVLQRSIQSVEHFLEWGKPHTKLSGLNEINWGEKEGKVANAEDSEYYASVIKSWVKGDLDRAIEGGESPNMVMERQKPALHKIISNPDEHTVLVCMHGRAMRIFLCLMLGYDLKRMDEFGHANLCLYLIEYSYAHKKFEIKLANEQSHLPELPSFAEEDKKP
- a CDS encoding arsenate reductase family protein translates to MEFNPREITLIYNFDKQGDREAVAYAKQIAQHVNEIDISKNPLTESQLAQLVTKLGVSMEKLIDVKSDVYKEEYEGKNMEDAEWLGVLKRNPNLMKTPIGILGEKSIIADLPSHILSLDDGQGFDQNRKT
- a CDS encoding ABC transporter permease, producing MNLQIHPAHMLKNYFNTALRSLWRYKGYSVINLLGLVLGITSCILICLYVQSEMSYDRFHNQADQIYRIQNRFTPPFGNALYPHTVSALGPAIAQNSTEVKNFVRVTKFGGGFNNSLMVKIGDEFYKEENAYAADPAFFNIFSFPLLEGSPESVLKSPYNVVLSKSLALKFFGEGNALGKSIAFANHPNQDYKVSGIMADVPENTHMQFDLLISLSTIDALNPDAPQTQDEAWLNDGYYTYLLLENQDAVADIEESIRVLSDKHVDEQEISRFNASLMPLTDIYLHSNGLNEMKANGSMTRVYIFIAVAIFILLIAIINYMNLATARSARRAREVGMRKALGAFRRQLIFQFLSESLLTTFFATLVSLFLAYLFLPAFNNLAGKNIELDLFNNPLPLSLLSGILLFVGLASGSYPAFFLSSFRPVDVLKGELTAGMKSSPLLRKGLVIFQFAVSIVLIICTWIVYSQLDFLQNKDLGYDKEHIVVLTNTDNAVTERMNAFRAELMKNANISNVGASFSVPGGLRPIIAVKTDEMNETEREAMACINVNFEYIPTFDIELIEGRNFDPNISTDSTQAVILNQEGVKQLGITGNPIGQVVSVANFDGGYDEKTVIGVIGNINFEPLYRKTEGAFLAPLFPAYNYVFIKISPENRQNTIAHIEQTWKTFVPEQAFDFSFLNDELNRLYAAEEKMSTLVTYFSALAIIVACLGLFGLASFATDQRRKEIGVRKVLGASNRSIVLMFYKEYLQIILVSNLIAWPLAYYLARQWMGNFVFNTGIHWFIFLMGGGIVLVIALLTVGSKAAAAALSNPVNALRSE
- a CDS encoding ABC transporter permease, producing MWKNYLNIAIRNLLKYKQVTLINLFGLTIGITAFLLIFLFVQYELSYDTYHEKSDRIYRVSREWLNQDKETSLHLGHLAPPFGPLLANDFPGIVEEAVRFLKDNPIIAYEEENVKIVEENFFFADEEVFKLFSWKLLEGDPNTVLSAPNGIVLSETAALRYFGEEDALGKTLIYDGQAEFQVSGIMEDIPANSHFHPELIASFKAVENFYGREELMRNFGSNNYSTFLLLPEGYDPQELQAQIPDFMTKHLGEYNGIPAGETNLLHLWPLTDVHLHSHLDSEIEANGDIVYVYIYSIIAIFILVIACINFINLATARSMRRAREVGVRKVMGALRIHLIRQFLTESIILSLVALLLGLLILALILPDFNNFVQRSISFDLTDNGWFIAIMLLTVALIGIIAGSYPAFVLSSFQPSSILRASQQPKGKHPHLRSALVILQFTISIALIIGVITVEKQLAYVQNKPLNFNDEHVAVLPMNDDIYAQFGNLKDRLLQQPGISNVSMSSRVPSGRLLDSQGIQAEVNGEMQEVNFRVADIHIDHEYLNTLEIDLIAGRNFDRNRVSDSTEAFIINESAVTAMGWKSPEEALGKNVIHGGGSRRGKIIGIVKDFHFESLHQPIAPIIFLITEGRANSVIVRIAEDRWDETTAYLQEQWSYLMPDLPFDYYTIRNRFQEQYDAEDRLSKVVTYFSLLALFIAALGLVGLASYTAEQRFKEIGIRKVMGASVIQILLLLGKKFTVLVILAFALASPLAYWIMNRWLESFAYHDVLPWWSFLVAGVFALLIAWITVGSQTYKAANSNPVKMLRDQ